The following coding sequences are from one Rathayibacter sp. VKM Ac-2760 window:
- a CDS encoding LLM class flavin-dependent oxidoreductase: MSAPQHFAWFLSRGFGPQAWGQPGWEWEHSWTTAEVYRRSARELEQAGFDLVIIEDALSLGNASTLDLRIRRAYGGPKHDPLLLAPSLFEATQHLGVAPTVNPMAYSPYQAARQFATLQHLSAGRLGLNVVTDVGSSRHFGLEPLAHDGAYDRAHEWLDSLRELWRSWGDDALIQDEATGRFADGARLRAVQHRGTHYSFDGPLNALPFGTGADADPGEPVIVSPGGSPRGIDFAGAQSEIQLALASLDIATVRGYRERARTAAAAHGRNSDDLTILFVFKPIIVSSREEAERLVDASAHPDDATLLAVAAAQSSDLETDLTVLDLDRPVDPSVFGEHVSRGSIAGLYGGADADAPLRALLTAKARLGLIADRRGVVGTAEEVADFVQELGDDADNDGIAFSGDFHPVTLHRMLDELVPILRRRGILRRGYPGGGLRGSLREF; encoded by the coding sequence GTGAGCGCCCCGCAGCACTTCGCCTGGTTCCTCTCCCGCGGGTTCGGCCCGCAGGCCTGGGGGCAGCCCGGCTGGGAGTGGGAGCACTCCTGGACGACCGCGGAGGTGTACCGCCGAAGCGCCCGCGAGCTCGAGCAGGCCGGCTTCGATCTCGTCATCATCGAGGACGCGCTCTCGCTCGGGAACGCGAGCACCCTCGACCTGCGGATCCGCCGGGCCTACGGCGGCCCCAAGCACGACCCGCTGCTGCTCGCGCCCTCCCTCTTCGAGGCGACGCAGCACCTCGGCGTCGCGCCGACGGTGAACCCGATGGCGTACAGCCCGTACCAGGCCGCCCGCCAGTTCGCCACGCTCCAGCACCTCAGCGCCGGCCGGCTCGGGCTGAACGTCGTCACCGACGTGGGCAGCAGCCGGCACTTCGGCCTCGAGCCGCTCGCGCACGACGGCGCCTACGACCGCGCGCACGAGTGGCTCGACTCGCTGCGCGAGCTCTGGCGCAGCTGGGGCGACGACGCCCTGATCCAGGACGAGGCGACCGGCCGCTTCGCCGACGGCGCGCGACTGCGGGCCGTGCAGCACCGGGGAACCCACTACTCGTTCGACGGGCCGCTGAACGCGCTGCCGTTCGGCACGGGTGCCGATGCGGATCCGGGCGAGCCGGTGATCGTCTCGCCCGGCGGATCCCCGCGCGGCATCGACTTCGCCGGCGCGCAGTCCGAGATCCAGCTGGCCCTCGCCTCGCTCGACATCGCGACGGTGCGCGGCTACCGCGAGCGCGCGCGCACTGCCGCCGCCGCGCACGGCAGGAACTCCGACGACCTGACGATCCTGTTCGTGTTCAAGCCGATCATCGTCTCGAGCCGCGAGGAGGCGGAGCGCCTCGTCGACGCCTCCGCGCACCCCGACGACGCGACGCTGCTCGCCGTGGCCGCCGCGCAGTCCAGCGACCTCGAGACCGACCTCACCGTCCTCGACCTCGATCGACCCGTCGACCCGTCGGTCTTCGGCGAGCACGTCTCGCGCGGCAGCATCGCCGGGCTCTACGGCGGGGCCGACGCCGATGCTCCACTGCGCGCGCTGCTCACCGCCAAGGCGCGCCTCGGCCTGATCGCCGACCGGCGCGGAGTCGTCGGCACCGCGGAGGAGGTCGCCGACTTCGTGCAGGAGCTCGGCGACGATGCGGACAACGACGGCATCGCGTTCTCCGGCGACTTCCACCCCGTGACGCTGCACCGGATGCTGGACGAGCTGGTGCCGATCCTGCGACGCCGCGGGATCCTCCGCCGCGGCTACCCGGGCGGCGGCCTGCGCGGGAGCCTCAGGGAGTTCTGA
- a CDS encoding GNAT family protein, producing MDDPALAWPLFSLVLRTPRLELHPVRDADLPALASAAAAGIHEPGRSPFPAAWAEVPAEQLPADLARYQWSLRAATRPDSWRVAFAIVEDGVVIGCQDLLADEFAARRTVSSGSWLTRAAQGRGLGREMRAAALLLAFDHLGAEVAESSALAWNAASIGVSTALGYERNGTQRTVGADGVAVEEIRFRVTPGTFRRPEWSLDVSGLDAVRPLLVAAATDVVRTP from the coding sequence ATGGACGATCCCGCCCTCGCCTGGCCGCTCTTCTCCCTCGTGCTGCGGACGCCCCGCCTCGAGCTGCATCCCGTGCGCGACGCGGATCTGCCCGCGCTGGCGTCCGCCGCCGCCGCCGGGATCCACGAGCCGGGCCGCTCGCCGTTCCCCGCGGCCTGGGCGGAGGTGCCGGCCGAGCAGCTGCCCGCCGACCTCGCCCGCTACCAGTGGTCGCTCCGTGCGGCGACCCGGCCCGACTCCTGGCGCGTCGCCTTCGCGATCGTCGAGGACGGCGTGGTGATCGGCTGCCAGGATCTGCTCGCCGACGAGTTCGCGGCGCGGCGCACCGTCTCCTCCGGCTCGTGGCTGACGCGCGCCGCGCAGGGCCGCGGTCTCGGTCGGGAGATGCGCGCGGCGGCGCTGCTGCTCGCCTTCGACCACCTCGGTGCGGAGGTGGCGGAGAGCAGCGCGCTGGCGTGGAACGCCGCCTCGATCGGAGTGTCGACGGCGCTCGGCTACGAGCGCAACGGCACGCAGCGCACGGTCGGCGCCGACGGCGTCGCGGTCGAGGAGATCCGCTTCCGGGTGACGCCCGGGACGTTCCGCCGCCCGGAGTGGTCGCTCGACGTGTCCGGCCTCGACGCGGTGCGCCCGCTGCTGGTCGCGGCCGCGACCGACGTCGTCAGAACTCCCTGA
- a CDS encoding response regulator, which translates to MTDQETPSTAPRRVVVAEDESLIRMDIVEILRDNGFEVVGEAGDGETAVALATELRPDLVIMDVKMPQLDGISAAERLSKAHIAPVVLLTAFSQKELVERASEAGALAYVVKPFTPNDLLPAIEIALSRYAQILTLEAEVADMVERFETRKLVDRAKGLLNEKMGLSEPEAFRWIQKASMDRRLTMHDVAQAIIEQLSPKK; encoded by the coding sequence GTGACAGACCAGGAAACTCCGTCGACCGCCCCCCGTCGGGTCGTCGTCGCGGAAGACGAATCGCTCATCCGCATGGACATCGTGGAGATCCTCCGCGACAACGGCTTCGAGGTCGTCGGTGAGGCGGGCGACGGCGAGACGGCGGTGGCCCTCGCCACCGAGCTCCGCCCCGATCTGGTGATCATGGACGTGAAGATGCCCCAGCTCGACGGCATCTCGGCGGCCGAGCGCCTCTCGAAGGCGCACATCGCCCCCGTCGTGCTGCTGACCGCGTTCAGCCAGAAGGAGCTGGTCGAGCGCGCGAGCGAGGCCGGCGCCCTGGCCTACGTGGTGAAGCCGTTCACTCCGAACGACCTGCTTCCGGCGATCGAGATCGCCCTCTCCCGCTACGCGCAGATCCTCACCCTCGAGGCCGAGGTCGCCGACATGGTCGAGCGCTTCGAGACCCGCAAGCTCGTCGACCGGGCCAAGGGCCTGCTCAACGAGAAGATGGGCCTCTCCGAGCCCGAGGCGTTCCGCTGGATCCAGAAGGCGTCGATGGACCGCCGCCTCACCATGCACGACGTCGCGCAGGCGATCATCGAGCAGCTCAGCCCCAAGAAGTAG